From a region of the Ardenticatena maritima genome:
- a CDS encoding amino acid permease: MSRENNHAVEVSLSRDLGLLDITMIGVGAMIGAGIFVLTGIAAGHAGPGLMLAFFLNGIIATIIGSAYAELGSCFPEAGGGYLWVKQGMSDMFGFLSGWMSWFAHAVACSLYALGFGSFAAELYKIWFGTPPVEQHLFAVGAGVAIAALFTFINFRGASETGLVGNIVTSIKIFILLLLVGFGLVKIFGNPTSFEHYTPFLPEGWLGVFVAMGLTFIAFEGYEIIAQSGEEVKDPARNIPRAIFLSIVIAVTIYLLVAFVVLGAIEPPPGVPIYKYLGQLGELGMAEAAGQIMPYGKVILLLAGLASTMSALNATIYSSSRVSFAMGRDGNLPDIFGRIHPITHTPHWAVFISGALIILMAIALPIEDVAASADIMFLLLFMMVCYSLITLRERRPDLDRQFMVPFFPYLPWLGIILCLLLSLTLFELSPIAWYTALGWILAGVVIYFSYGVRQRERRAAEERPILLEEVVAVKEYSVMVPVSDLGQADRLGELGAILAKVHDGELFALHVVRVPRALTMSEGRVLLKERRHVLDLAIAKGKQYDVPVRTMIRLGRRIGETILQTARERKANLMLLGWPGYTRSRDVAFGSVIDLISKDPPCDLAVVRFRGAWQPPKRIVVPLRGAGLNARLALSIARDLQTFYADPAHGGYEVEVQPLHLRLPSTDARETEQFYQMVNRVADELGVRISAIEYEADNVVDGIVEASHDADLIIMGASEQGLFEQRLFGNIPEQVMRRSPRTVVMCKAYRGQVASLLRRLFTPEPIDLTDPELHGLKKENA; encoded by the coding sequence ATGTCCCGCGAAAACAACCATGCTGTTGAAGTCTCCCTCAGCCGCGACCTCGGTTTGCTCGACATTACCATGATTGGCGTGGGAGCGATGATTGGCGCCGGCATCTTCGTGCTGACAGGCATTGCCGCCGGGCATGCCGGGCCGGGGTTGATGCTCGCGTTTTTCTTGAACGGCATCATCGCCACGATTATCGGCTCCGCCTACGCCGAATTGGGGAGTTGCTTCCCGGAAGCAGGCGGCGGCTATCTCTGGGTGAAGCAGGGCATGAGCGACATGTTTGGCTTCTTGTCGGGGTGGATGTCCTGGTTTGCGCACGCTGTCGCTTGCTCGCTCTACGCCCTTGGTTTTGGTTCGTTCGCTGCCGAACTCTACAAAATCTGGTTTGGGACGCCGCCTGTTGAACAGCATCTCTTTGCAGTTGGCGCGGGTGTTGCGATTGCCGCGCTCTTCACCTTTATCAACTTTCGCGGCGCTTCTGAAACGGGGTTGGTGGGCAACATTGTCACCAGCATCAAAATCTTCATTCTGCTGTTGCTGGTGGGGTTTGGCTTGGTGAAGATTTTTGGCAACCCCACCTCGTTCGAGCACTACACGCCCTTCTTGCCCGAAGGCTGGTTAGGCGTCTTTGTGGCGATGGGGCTCACTTTCATCGCCTTTGAGGGCTACGAAATCATTGCGCAAAGTGGCGAAGAAGTGAAAGACCCCGCCCGCAACATTCCACGCGCCATTTTTCTGAGTATCGTCATCGCGGTGACCATTTACCTTTTGGTGGCTTTTGTGGTGCTCGGCGCGATTGAACCGCCGCCGGGCGTACCGATTTACAAGTATCTGGGGCAGTTGGGCGAATTGGGGATGGCGGAAGCCGCCGGGCAAATCATGCCCTATGGGAAAGTCATCTTGTTGTTGGCGGGGCTTGCCAGCACCATGAGCGCCCTCAACGCCACCATTTACAGCAGTAGCCGCGTCAGTTTTGCCATGGGGCGCGATGGCAACCTGCCCGACATTTTCGGGCGCATTCACCCCATCACGCATACGCCGCACTGGGCGGTCTTCATCAGCGGCGCCCTCATCATCTTGATGGCGATTGCCCTGCCCATCGAAGACGTTGCCGCCAGCGCCGACATCATGTTCTTGCTGCTCTTCATGATGGTGTGCTACTCGCTCATCACCTTGCGCGAACGCCGCCCCGACCTCGACCGTCAGTTTATGGTGCCCTTCTTCCCCTATCTGCCTTGGCTGGGCATCATTCTCTGCCTTCTGCTCTCGCTGACCCTCTTCGAGTTGAGTCCTATCGCTTGGTACACCGCCCTGGGCTGGATTCTCGCGGGTGTGGTGATTTACTTCTCGTATGGTGTGCGCCAGCGGGAACGCCGCGCCGCCGAGGAACGCCCCATTTTGCTGGAAGAAGTTGTGGCGGTGAAAGAGTATAGCGTGATGGTGCCCGTGAGCGACTTGGGGCAAGCCGACCGCCTGGGTGAGTTGGGGGCGATTTTGGCAAAGGTGCACGATGGCGAACTCTTTGCGCTGCATGTGGTGCGCGTGCCACGGGCGTTGACCATGAGCGAGGGGCGCGTGTTGCTGAAAGAGCGCCGCCACGTGCTTGACCTGGCGATTGCCAAAGGCAAGCAGTACGATGTGCCCGTGCGCACCATGATTCGCCTGGGGCGTCGCATCGGCGAGACGATTTTGCAGACGGCGCGCGAACGCAAAGCCAACCTCATGTTGCTGGGGTGGCCGGGCTACACCCGCTCGCGCGATGTGGCGTTTGGCTCCGTCATTGACCTCATCAGCAAAGACCCCCCGTGCGATTTGGCGGTGGTGCGCTTCCGTGGTGCGTGGCAACCACCCAAGCGCATTGTCGTGCCTTTGCGTGGCGCCGGTTTGAATGCCCGCCTGGCGCTCTCTATCGCCCGCGATTTGCAAACCTTCTACGCCGACCCGGCGCATGGCGGCTATGAGGTAGAAGTTCAACCGTTGCACTTGCGCTTGCCTTCAACTGATGCACGCGAAACAGAGCAGTTCTACCAGATGGTGAACCGCGTGGCGGATGAATTGGGGGTGCGTATCTCCGCCATTGAGTACGAGGCGGACAACGTGGTGGACGGCATTGTCGAAGCAAGTCATGACGCCGACTTGATTATCATGGGGGCGTCGGAACAGGGGTTGTTTGAACAGCGGCTTTTCGGCAACATTCCCGAACAGGTGATGCGCCGCTCGCCGCGTACCGTGGTCATGTGCAAGGCGTACCGCGGGCAGGTGGCGAGCCTGTTGCGGCGGTTGTTCACCCCGGAACCGATTGACCTGACCGACCCAGAGTTGCACGGGTTGAAGAAAGAAAACGCCTGA